The Brachyhypopomus gauderio isolate BG-103 chromosome 7, BGAUD_0.2, whole genome shotgun sequence genome has a window encoding:
- the tmem119b gene encoding transmembrane protein 119b, which produces MAPSVFFNIITWSVLLCWAGAGHATRLISGLPSEGSGYSEPGKSSLQPSPSVLSPSPEPPELTAITVEEERPQFKRHLLTEVVDFLQENLFLVLVVTCLLVVIIFLVCSAVVLSRRRKTSAYYPCSYPADMYVNKTDKTGGVRLFSEVPEKAAGGLVEGPANSAKQLQEDIILASRNLRTPTKAPWKEEKEPVKPPCIPPAEEQENHGVEEDGGGSAREPEGKKEERNVYEEPKEETDSGTFQDASARHMENRDPSSSDLSPESEYPSGSEELEAQRDTDKQEDAASAAPFISEEKTAF; this is translated from the coding sequence ATGGCACCCTCTGTGTTTTTCAACATCATCACATGGTCTGTTCTGCTGTGCTGGGCGGGAGCCGGCCATGCAACCAGGCTCATCTCCGGCCTGCCCTCGGAGGGCAGCGGCTACTCGGAGCCTGGCAAGTCCAGCCTACAGCCCAGTCCCAGTGTCCTCTCCCCCAGCCCAGAACCCCCAGAGCTCACAGCTATCACCGTGGAGGAGGAGCGCCCCCAGTTCAAGCGACACCTCCTGACGGAAGTGGTGGACTTCCTGCAGGAGAACCTCTTTCTCGTCCTGGTCGTCACCTGCCTGCTTGTTGTCATCATCTTCCTCGTCTGCTCGGCGGTGGTGCTGAGCCGGAGGAGGAAGACCAGCGCCTACTACCCGTGCTCTTACCCTGCCGACATGTACGTCAACAAAACGGACAAGACAGGAGGTGTGCGACTGTTCAGTGAGGTGCCTGAGAAGGCAGCCGGAGGCCTTGTGGAGGGGCCTGCTAACTCAGCCAAGCAGCTCCAGGAGGACATCATCCTGGCCAGCAGGAACCTCCGTACCCCAACCAAAGCCCCGTGGAAGGAGGAGAAGGAACCAGTGAAGCCACCCTGCATCCCGCCTGCCGAAGAGCAAGAGAACCACGGAGTGGAGGAGGACGGCGGGGGAAGCGCTCGTGAGCCAGAGGGGAAGAAAGAAGAACGGAACGTCTACGAAGAGCCCAAAGAAGAGACAGACTCCGGAACATTCCAGGACGCGTCTGCTCGCCACATGGAAAACCGTGACCCCTCAAGTTCTGACCTCTCTCCAGAGAGTGAATATCCATCTGGCTCGGAGGAGCTGGAGGCCCAGAGAGACACGGACAAACAGGAAGACGCTGCTTCTGCCGCACCGTTCATCAGCGAAGAGAAAACAGCATTCTAG
- the cux2a gene encoding homeobox protein cut-like 2 — MTFKNTNQFDKRLIQSDSDVELEHMVARRHCEILHLRQEVQRLQLTLQEAQESTANHISRLQQQLASKMEGIERLKAKLDSQLDYEKMKQELRTLRERKWLSGKCQSLSLSVPAPRRPVLAPQGGRPSQSPPDDDSVVPNVTDAEIKTEAEMSSRPCSSTEWTGQLSCPTHFTCATPPLVCPRCPSSLSTHDALPCVCVKTESSVPESPGAVRVNGCGLWQNDSVGVWVSAYGGYAAGGGGALGGTAEEGSFSEGVGSQINTAEVSQQVTEQLQKHEVSQSLFGRHVLGLWQERASEILAHPKPWRELTAGEKESFLRMINFLSDDRNVLALRLIQDMQQGRTSPVLHTREKGPDNVIKDILEQVKRKLQSQNRDNTMRADQGSSHNNGTYDDNCVGKRSEDIIKGILEQARREMEVQQDKEHQHRGAAGDLSMTSDPWVEQEEERSTLPHQDALSTSSPINFVQSIIRRVRRELGAEDTCTTSCVLPSAISSSLDGQASSHLPFSETNQTHTLSRKTYKTGGKIQLISVSAEKHHPGPHQQGYESFKGNWQLPAVQDGQCGGGCLSRDLPDLPDLCSRTHIRRLVPLYPELDTLSISRRVKDMLSENNLGQRLFGEKVLGLTQGSVSDLLTRPKPWSELGPKGREPFICMSLWLQDPQNVQCLKTMKRAGDRESVSSELCNMATRPRMVLTTREKELLNRAYQLEPYPSHHTTHRLALQLGLQPSTVTNWFYNHRSRVKRSIQDGTPEVVTRCHSSDPDSCFHSSFPCADTSPMSIKQELIDADISEVRLGEHDIYQEPKYVSTGVQYCRNFKLEKEEDS, encoded by the exons ATG ACATTTAAAAACACCAATCAGTTTGACAAACGTCTCATTCAGAGTGATTCAGATGTGGAGCTGGAGCACATGGTTGCTAGGCGGCACTGTGAGATCCTGCATCTCCGACAGGAAGTCCAGAGACTCCAGCTCACACTGCAGGAAGCGCAGGAGAGCACAGCCAATCATATCTCACGTCTTCAACAACAACTAGCCAGTAAAATGGAGGGTATAGAG aGACTCAAGGCTAAACTGGACTCCCAGCTTGATTATGAGAAGATGAAACAGGAACTGAG GACACTTAGAGAGAGGAAGTGGCTTTCAGGAAAGTGTCAGTCTTTATCA CTCTCTGTCCCTGCTCCAAGGAGACCAGTGCTGGCTCCACAGGGGGGACGTCCCTCTCAGAGTCCTCCAGATGATGACAGTGTCGTTCCTAACGTGACAG ATGCTGAAATCAAGACGGAGGCAGAGATGTCCTCAAGACCCTGTTCCTCCACTGAGTGGACAGGCCAGCTGAGTTGTCCcacccatttcacctgtgcaacTCCACCACTGGTCTGCCCACGGTGCCCCTCTAGTCTGTCCACCCATGATGCTCTGCCCTGCGTCTGCGTCAAAACCGAGAGCAGCGTGCCTGAGTCTCCTGGTGCCGTCAGGGTCAACGGCTGCGGTTTGTGGCAGAATGACTCGGTCGGTGTTTGGGTAAGCGCGTACGGGGGGTACGCTGCCGGGGGCGGCGGGGCTTTGGGTGGGACCGCTGAAGAAGGGAGTTTCTCAGAAGGCGTCGGGAGCCAGATCAACACTGCCGAAGTCTCACAGCAGGTTACAGAGCAGCTGCAGAAGCACGAGGTTAGCCAGAGTTTGTTCGGACGCCACGTTTTAGGGCTTTGGCAAGAACGTGCCAGTGAGATCCTGGCTCACCCCAAACCCTGGAGAGAACTGACTGCAGGAGAAAAAGAATCTTTCCTGAGGATGATTAACTTCTTGTCAGATGACCGAAATGTTCTAGCACTAAGACTGATTCAAGACATGCAGCAGG GAAGAACATCCCCAGTCCTCCACACTCGGGAAAAGGGCCCCGATAATGTTATAAAGGACATTCTGGAACAGGTTAAAAGAAAGCTTCAGTCACAGAACAGAG ATAACACAATGAGGGCTGACCAGGGTTCCAGCCATAATAATGGGACTTATGATGACAACTGTGTTGGCAAAAGATCTGAAGACATCATCAAAGGCATCCTGGAGCAGGCAAGACGTGAGATGGAAGTCCAACAAGACAAAGAGCATCAGCACAGAGGAGCAGCCGGTGACCTCTctatgacctctgacccttgggtggagcaggaagaggaacggagcacactaccacaccaagaTGCTCTCAGCACTAGCTCTCCTATTAACTTTGTCCAGAGCATCATCCGGAGGGTCAGGAGAGAGCTCGGTGCAGAAGACACCTGCACCACAAGCTGTGTGCTTCCCTCTGCCATCTCTTCCTCTTTAGATGGTCAAGCCTCTTCCCATCTTCCCTTCTCAGAGACCAATCAGACCCACACTTTAAGCAGAAAGACATATAAAACAGGAGGCAAGATACAACTGATTTCTGTGTCTGCCGAAAAGCATCATCCTGGTCCTCATCAACAGGGTTACGAAAGCTTTAAAGGGAACTGGCAACTTCCTGCAGTCCAGGATGGACAGTGTGGTGGTGGATGCCTCTCCCGGGACCTCCCAGATCTCCCGGATCTCTGCAGTAGGACACACATTCGACGGCTGGTGCCTCTGTACCCTGAGCTGGACACTTTAAGCATTAGTAGAAGAGTGAAGGACATGCTTTCAGAAAACAACCTAG GACAGCGTCTGTTTGGAGAGAAGGTTCTCGGCTTGACACAGGGCTCCGTGTCAGACCTGCTGACACGGCCCAAACCCTGGAGCGAGCTCGGCCCAAAGGGAAGAGAACCCTTCATCTGCATGTCCCTTTGGCTCCAAGACCCTCAAAATGTCCAGTGTCTGAAAACAATGAAGAGGGCAGGTGACAGAG AGTCGGTGTCATCAGAGCTGTGTAACATGGCTACGAGGCCTCGCATGGTCCTCACCACTCGAGAGAAGGAGCTCCTGAACAGAGCTTACCAGCTGGAGCCAtacccctcccaccacaccacccacagacTGGCACTGCAGCTGGGCCTCCAACCCAGCACCGTCACCAACTGGTTTTACAATCACAG GTCCAGAGTAAAGCGAAGTATCCAAGATGGAACACCTGAAGTGGTGACTCGATGTCATTCCAGTGATCCAGACTCTTGTTTTCACAGCAGCTTCCCCTGCGCGGACACAAGTCCCATGTCCATTAAACAAGAGCTCATTGATGCTGACATATCTGAGGTGAGGTTGGGGGAGCACGATATTTATCAAGAACCTAAGTATGTTTCCACTGGAGTACAGTATTGTAGGAATTTTAAGCTAGAAAAGGAAGAAGACAGTTGA
- the myl2a gene encoding myosin regulatory light chain 2a: MAPKTPKKQAAEGVNSNVFSVFEQAQIQKFKKAFTIMDQNRDGFIDKNDLRDTFAALGWLNVQQEEIYDMLKEASGPITFTVFLTMFGEKLKGADPEKTILNAFNVFDPEGKGVLQKELVTEMLTTQADRFSNEEVNQIFTAFPPDVSGNLDYNNLVHITTHGEEKDQE; this comes from the exons ATG GCACCCAAAACACCCAAGAAGCAAGCAGCAGAGGGCGTAAACTCCAACGTCTTCTCCGTGTTTGAACAGGCTCAGATACAGAagttcaaaaag GCGTTCACCATTATGGACCAGAACAGAGATGGCTTCATTGACAAAAATGACCTGAGGGACACTTTTGCAGCTCTAG GATGGCTGAACGTGCAGCAGGAGGAGATATACGACATGCTGAAGGAGGCGTCGGGGCCCATCACCTTCACTGTGTTCCTCACCATGTTTGGAGAGAAGCTGAAGG GGGCGGATCCAGAGAAGACCATTCTCAACGCCTTCAACGTCTTTGACCCAGAAGGAAAAGGTGTCCTGCAGAAGGAGTT AGTCACAGAGATGTTGACCACACAGGCTGACAGGTTCTCTAATGAAGAG GTAAACCAGATCTTCACTGCTTTTCCCCCTGATGTATCGGGAAACCTTGACTATAACAACCTGGTCCACATCACCACCCATGGTGAGGAAAAAGATCAGGAGTAA
- the LOC143518662 gene encoding coiled-coil domain-containing protein 63-like isoform X1, producing MYKCVVDVCSFLKESVNTMTSNMGGLKKTTKETLSDQHKRFQKESERYLGLIGKLKKQIARLDIKIKQEEDSIMEKERQNGSYIDNAKRPRTKIKHMRILEDHVHQATLRFDKLMSEIQDLRNDIDQLRQQRATMTSMYQRLSRELEQQQHVMEGLVEKSVRAYDQRSAVLKRMQIRDRGEDSEEDRRRWTELNELRRVNDHETKLRKFMLQKSQERRPVQKDDGKNKEAEQACVVGYSPETYQAVKQRIMELTGESDLHQIASTFVENEKKNFASLIYINELSNKATQLQHRSSQLKTEIEQLELKELQFEGKCEVQLKELEAELELKRLKANTLEDKSTNMCKVLAEQKSAISDLFTQLNCDPTPLRNQLGGITELTDDNVTQFIGVLESYLLKMLMSYMQTTFKQAEGQKLQSHRAGQPRSSQGHKENMTCLKNHNSQ from the exons ATGTATAAGTGCGTAGTAGATGTATGCTCATTTCTAAAGGAATCCGTGAACACCATGACCTCGAATATGGGTGGCCTCAAAAAAACAACGAAAGAGACACTGTCTGATCAGCACAAGCGGTTTCAGAAGGAGAGTGAACGTTACCTGGGCCTTATTGGTAAACTGAAAAAACAGATCGCAAGGTTGGACATAAAG ATAAAGCAAGAGGAGGACAGCATTATGGAAAAAGAGAGGCAAAATGGAAGCTACATCGACAATGCCAAAAGACCCAGGACAAAAATAAAGCACATGCGCATCCTGGAGGACCACGTCCACCAG GCCACCTTGCGGTTCGACAAGCTGATGTCTGAGATCCAAGATTTACGCAATGACATTGACCAACTGCGCCAGCAAAGGGCGACAATGACGAGCATGTACCAGCGACTTAGTAGGGAGCTGGAGCAACAGCAACATGTGATGGAGGGTCTTGTGGAGAAATCGGTCCGTGCATATGACCAGAG GTCGGCGGTTCTGAAGCGGATGCAGATACGTGACCGCGGTGAGGACAGTGAAGAGGACAGAAGACGATGGACAGAACTGAACGAGCTCAGACGCGTCAATGACCATGAGACCAAGCTCCGAAAGTTCATGCTGCAGAAATCTCAGGAAAGGCGGCCTGTGCAGAAAGATGACGGCAAAAACAAAG AGGCTGAACAGGCCTGTGTGGTTGGGTATAGTCCAGAGACGTACCAGGCTGTGAAGCAGCGAATCATGGAGCTGACGGGCGAGAGTGACCTGCACCAGATTGCCAGTACGTTTGTGGAGAATGAGAAGAAGAACTTTGCTAGCTTAATCTACATCAATGAGCTAAGCAACAAGGCCACGCAGCTACAGCATCGTAGCTCTCAACTGAAG ACGGAGATAGAGCAGCTGGAACTGAAGGAGCTGCAGTTTGAGGGGAAGTGTGAGGTCCAGCTGAAGGAACTGGAG GCTGAGCTGGAGTTGAAGCGTTTGAAAGCCAACACTCTCGAGGATAAAAGCACAAACATGTGTAAGGTCTTAGCTGAGCAGAAAAGTGCTATCTCCGATCTTTTCACACAGCTGAACTGCGACCCCACGCCCCTCAGGAACCAGCTGGGTGGCATCACCGAGCTCACAGATGATAACGTCACCCAGTTTATTG GTGTCCTGGAGAGTTACCTGCTGAAGATGCTGATGTCATACATGCAGACCACGTTTAAACAGGCTGAAGGGCAGAAGCTGCAGTCCCACAGAGCAGGACAACCCCGCTCCTCACAAGGCCATAAAGAAAACATGACCTGCCTGAAGAACCACAACTCTCAATAA
- the LOC143518662 gene encoding coiled-coil domain-containing protein 63-like isoform X2, protein MTSNMGGLKKTTKETLSDQHKRFQKESERYLGLIGKLKKQIARLDIKIKQEEDSIMEKERQNGSYIDNAKRPRTKIKHMRILEDHVHQATLRFDKLMSEIQDLRNDIDQLRQQRATMTSMYQRLSRELEQQQHVMEGLVEKSVRAYDQRSAVLKRMQIRDRGEDSEEDRRRWTELNELRRVNDHETKLRKFMLQKSQERRPVQKDDGKNKEAEQACVVGYSPETYQAVKQRIMELTGESDLHQIASTFVENEKKNFASLIYINELSNKATQLQHRSSQLKTEIEQLELKELQFEGKCEVQLKELEAELELKRLKANTLEDKSTNMCKVLAEQKSAISDLFTQLNCDPTPLRNQLGGITELTDDNVTQFIGVLESYLLKMLMSYMQTTFKQAEGQKLQSHRAGQPRSSQGHKENMTCLKNHNSQ, encoded by the exons ATGACCTCGAATATGGGTGGCCTCAAAAAAACAACGAAAGAGACACTGTCTGATCAGCACAAGCGGTTTCAGAAGGAGAGTGAACGTTACCTGGGCCTTATTGGTAAACTGAAAAAACAGATCGCAAGGTTGGACATAAAG ATAAAGCAAGAGGAGGACAGCATTATGGAAAAAGAGAGGCAAAATGGAAGCTACATCGACAATGCCAAAAGACCCAGGACAAAAATAAAGCACATGCGCATCCTGGAGGACCACGTCCACCAG GCCACCTTGCGGTTCGACAAGCTGATGTCTGAGATCCAAGATTTACGCAATGACATTGACCAACTGCGCCAGCAAAGGGCGACAATGACGAGCATGTACCAGCGACTTAGTAGGGAGCTGGAGCAACAGCAACATGTGATGGAGGGTCTTGTGGAGAAATCGGTCCGTGCATATGACCAGAG GTCGGCGGTTCTGAAGCGGATGCAGATACGTGACCGCGGTGAGGACAGTGAAGAGGACAGAAGACGATGGACAGAACTGAACGAGCTCAGACGCGTCAATGACCATGAGACCAAGCTCCGAAAGTTCATGCTGCAGAAATCTCAGGAAAGGCGGCCTGTGCAGAAAGATGACGGCAAAAACAAAG AGGCTGAACAGGCCTGTGTGGTTGGGTATAGTCCAGAGACGTACCAGGCTGTGAAGCAGCGAATCATGGAGCTGACGGGCGAGAGTGACCTGCACCAGATTGCCAGTACGTTTGTGGAGAATGAGAAGAAGAACTTTGCTAGCTTAATCTACATCAATGAGCTAAGCAACAAGGCCACGCAGCTACAGCATCGTAGCTCTCAACTGAAG ACGGAGATAGAGCAGCTGGAACTGAAGGAGCTGCAGTTTGAGGGGAAGTGTGAGGTCCAGCTGAAGGAACTGGAG GCTGAGCTGGAGTTGAAGCGTTTGAAAGCCAACACTCTCGAGGATAAAAGCACAAACATGTGTAAGGTCTTAGCTGAGCAGAAAAGTGCTATCTCCGATCTTTTCACACAGCTGAACTGCGACCCCACGCCCCTCAGGAACCAGCTGGGTGGCATCACCGAGCTCACAGATGATAACGTCACCCAGTTTATTG GTGTCCTGGAGAGTTACCTGCTGAAGATGCTGATGTCATACATGCAGACCACGTTTAAACAGGCTGAAGGGCAGAAGCTGCAGTCCCACAGAGCAGGACAACCCCGCTCCTCACAAGGCCATAAAGAAAACATGACCTGCCTGAAGAACCACAACTCTCAATAA